The genome window TGCCGGTGACGAGTATCTTCACTCTCGTTCCGTGCGCGCCTGGCTGTCGGATTCCGGCTTGTGGATCATGCCGGGCGAGGGCGTTCCCCTGCCCATCGCGTAATAGATGAAGCCCGCTCTGGCCACTAACTGCGGGTCATAGAGGTTGCGGCCGTCGAGGATCACCGGCGCGTTGAGCAGGTGTTTGATCTGCTCGAGATCCGGGCTGCGAAACACGTTCCACTCGGTCACCAGAACCAAGGCGTCGGCGCCTTGCAGGGCATGTTCTTTATCGGGACAAAGTTGCAGATCGGGGCGTTCGCCGTAGATCGCGCGCGTCTGTTCCATGGCCGCCGGATCGTAGGCCCGCACCTTGGCGCCCGCCGCCCACAGCGCCTCCATCAAGGTGCGGCTGGGCGCTTCGCGCATGTCGTCGGTGTTGGGCTTGAAGGCCAGCCCCCACAGCGCGAGGGTCTTGCCGCGCAGCGCGCCGTCGAAATGTTTGGAGATCTTTTCGAATAACACCTGCTTTTGACGGGCATTGACGGCCTCCACGGAGGACAGCAATTGCGCCGGATAGCCAGCCTGAGCGGCGGTATGCACCAGGGCCTGCACGTCTTTCGGGAAGCACGAGCCGCCGTAACCGCAGCCGGGATAAATAAAATGATAGCCGATGCGCGGATCGGAACCGATGCCCAGCCGCACCTGCTCGATGTCCGCGCCGACCCGCTCTGCGACGTTGGCAAGCTCGTTCATGAAGCTGATCTTGGTGGCGAGCATGGCGTTGGCTGCGTATTTGGTCAGTTCGGCCGAGCGCACGTCCATCACCACCATGCGATCGTGATTGCGGTTAAAGGGCGCATACAGGGCGCGCAGCAATTCAACGGTGCGCGGATTATCCGCGCCGAGGATGATCCGGTCCGGGCGCATAAAATCATCCACCGCGGCGCCTTCCTTGAGAAATTCAGGATTGGAGGCGACATCGAACTCCACCTGCGCGCCGCGCCGCTGGAGGGTATCGCGGATGACCGCCTGGACCTTATCGGCTGTGCCTACCGGCACAGTGGATTTATTCACGACGATGCGGTAGCCGTTCAGGTGCTCGCCGATGGCGCGCGCCACCGCGAGGACATGGCTTAAATCGGCGCTGCCGTCTTCTCCGGGAGGGGTGCCCACGGCGATGAACTGAAACAGGCCGTGCGCGGCGGCGGCCTGCATACCGGTGGTGAAGGACAGGCGGCCGTCCTTGAGGTTGGACTGCACCAGGTCCTCCAGCCCGGGTTCATAAATGGGGATCTTCCCTTGGGTCAGCATCTCGACCTTGCGGGCGTCGGTGTCCATGCACACGACCTCATTGCCCATCTGCGCGAGGCACGCGCCGCTTACCAGCCCGACGTAGCCTGATCCATAAATAGTTATTTTCATTGTGTTTTTTTAGTTCGCCGGTGAGACGGGGTAGGTTGACTATGATGGAATCATAGCATTTCTACCCAGTACGCCATGACACCCCCAACCCGTCCGGGCTCGAATGGCGGCGGCGTAAGGTTTGGGTTATAATTTTAGTTTAAAGTCCTCTTTGCCGCGAGTATGTGGCCCGGGTCATAAAAAACCTATTTTAA of Acidobacteriota bacterium contains these proteins:
- a CDS encoding UDP-glucose/GDP-mannose dehydrogenase family protein encodes the protein MKITIYGSGYVGLVSGACLAQMGNEVVCMDTDARKVEMLTQGKIPIYEPGLEDLVQSNLKDGRLSFTTGMQAAAAHGLFQFIAVGTPPGEDGSADLSHVLAVARAIGEHLNGYRIVVNKSTVPVGTADKVQAVIRDTLQRRGAQVEFDVASNPEFLKEGAAVDDFMRPDRIILGADNPRTVELLRALYAPFNRNHDRMVVMDVRSAELTKYAANAMLATKISFMNELANVAERVGADIEQVRLGIGSDPRIGYHFIYPGCGYGGSCFPKDVQALVHTAAQAGYPAQLLSSVEAVNARQKQVLFEKISKHFDGALRGKTLALWGLAFKPNTDDMREAPSRTLMEALWAAGAKVRAYDPAAMEQTRAIYGERPDLQLCPDKEHALQGADALVLVTEWNVFRSPDLEQIKHLLNAPVILDGRNLYDPQLVARAGFIYYAMGRGTPSPGMIHKPESDSQARTERE